One genomic window of Haemophilus haemolyticus includes the following:
- the recA gene encoding recombinase RecA: MATKEEKQKALAAALGQIEKQFGKGSIMKLGDTKTLDVESISTGSLGLDVALGIGGLPMGRIVEIFGPESSGKTTLTLSVIAQAQKAGKTCAFIDAEHALDPIYAAKLGVDVKELFVSQPDNGEQALEICDALVRSGAIDVIIVDSVAALTPKAEIEGDMGDSHMGLQARLMSQALRKLTGQIKNANCLVVFINQIRMKIGVMFGNPETTTGGNALKFYSSVRLDIRRTGSVKDGENIIGNETRVKVVKNKLAAPFRQVDFQILYGEGISKAGELLELGVKHKLVEKSGAWYAYNGEKIGQGKTNSMKWLNENPEKADELEARLRAELVANPEQALMADIEQSENSSESESDFE; the protein is encoded by the coding sequence ATGGCAACTAAAGAAGAAAAACAAAAAGCACTAGCAGCAGCATTAGGACAAATCGAAAAACAATTTGGTAAAGGCTCTATTATGAAATTAGGCGATACCAAAACGTTGGATGTAGAATCTATTTCTACAGGATCACTTGGTTTAGATGTTGCACTAGGAATTGGTGGTTTACCTATGGGACGAATTGTAGAAATTTTCGGACCAGAATCATCTGGTAAAACAACATTAACTCTTTCCGTCATTGCTCAAGCGCAAAAAGCGGGAAAAACCTGTGCATTTATTGATGCAGAACACGCCCTTGATCCTATTTATGCAGCAAAACTTGGGGTAGATGTAAAAGAACTTTTTGTTTCTCAACCAGATAATGGTGAACAAGCACTTGAAATCTGCGATGCATTAGTTCGCTCTGGCGCAATTGATGTAATCATTGTGGACTCCGTTGCCGCACTGACACCAAAAGCTGAAATTGAAGGGGATATGGGTGATTCCCATATGGGGCTACAAGCTCGTTTAATGTCACAAGCTTTACGTAAACTTACTGGCCAAATTAAAAATGCAAACTGTTTAGTTGTATTTATTAACCAAATCCGAATGAAAATAGGTGTGATGTTTGGTAACCCTGAAACCACCACAGGCGGTAATGCATTAAAATTCTATTCTTCTGTTCGCTTAGATATTCGTCGCACAGGTTCTGTAAAAGATGGCGAAAATATTATTGGAAATGAAACACGCGTAAAAGTAGTAAAAAACAAACTAGCGGCACCATTCCGTCAAGTAGATTTCCAAATTCTTTATGGCGAAGGTATTTCAAAAGCAGGGGAATTATTAGAACTTGGTGTAAAACACAAGCTTGTAGAGAAATCAGGTGCATGGTATGCCTATAATGGAGAAAAAATTGGCCAAGGTAAAACTAACTCAATGAAATGGCTCAATGAAAATCCAGAAAAAGCAGATGAGTTAGAAGCTCGTTTACGCGCAGAATTAGTGGCTAATCCAGAACAAGCTTTAATGGCTGACATTGAACAATCTGAAAATAGTTCAGAATCAGAAAGTGATTTTGAATAA
- the recX gene encoding recombination regulator RecX, which translates to MSSLAFNYIVNLLSRREYSEFELRNKMQEKNFSEEEIDDALSLCQAKNWQSDRRFSENYINSRAQKGYGVGRIRQELLQLKGVSSDIIDEVLMESEIDWYEMAENLLRKKFPNYNEQQTPRMKQKIWQYMLSHGFRSDEFADLIGQDQNEWD; encoded by the coding sequence TTGTCATCCCTTGCTTTTAATTACATAGTTAATCTTCTTTCTCGCAGAGAATATAGTGAATTCGAGCTCCGCAATAAAATGCAGGAAAAGAACTTTTCGGAAGAAGAAATTGATGATGCATTATCTTTATGCCAGGCAAAAAATTGGCAAAGTGATCGTCGTTTTTCAGAAAATTATATAAATTCACGCGCACAAAAAGGTTATGGTGTAGGAAGAATTCGACAAGAATTACTCCAATTAAAAGGTGTGTCTTCTGATATTATTGATGAAGTTTTAATGGAATCAGAAATTGATTGGTATGAAATGGCAGAGAACTTGTTACGTAAAAAATTCCCAAATTACAACGAACAGCAAACGCCTAGAATGAAACAAAAAATTTGGCAATATATGCTATCACATGGATTTCGTAGCGATGAATTTGCTGATTTAATTGGGCAAGACCAAAATGAATGGGATTAA
- the crcB gene encoding fluoride efflux transporter CrcB: MQALLFISCGAILGASLRWAIGLLFNPLFSSFAFGTLIANLLGCLIIGVLLGLFWQFPQISSEWRLFLITGFLGSLTTFSSFSSEVVELFFNDKWLNGFCVLMMHLFGCLAMTVLGIWVYKICSQLLH; the protein is encoded by the coding sequence ATGCAGGCATTATTATTCATAAGTTGTGGTGCAATATTAGGTGCGTCATTGCGTTGGGCTATAGGATTGTTATTTAATCCTTTATTTTCCTCATTTGCTTTTGGAACTTTAATAGCTAATTTGCTTGGTTGTTTAATTATTGGTGTATTACTTGGGCTTTTTTGGCAATTTCCACAAATTAGTTCTGAATGGCGATTATTTTTAATTACCGGTTTTTTAGGATCGCTAACCACATTTTCTTCTTTTTCTTCCGAAGTTGTGGAATTATTTTTTAATGACAAGTGGTTAAATGGATTTTGTGTTTTGATGATGCATTTATTCGGGTGTTTAGCTATGACTGTGTTGGGAATTTGGGTATATAAAATTTGTTCTCAACTTTTACATTAA
- a CDS encoding Cof-type HAD-IIB family hydrolase, which produces MNLPFRAMVSDLDGTLLTPEHLVGDLTIDTLRALEQNGVDIILATGRNHTDVSSILGKIGAERAVMITSNGARVRDLQGNLLYSNSLPEELVLELYKTPFDTSKVCMNSYQDEGWFTNKDIPAMRQFHKESGFDYNVVDFSKHHGRGTEKVFFIGKTSEDLVEVESYLRDKFGDVTTIVYSALACLEVMNKNVSKGDALKHLLESREYELKDCIAFGDGMNDVEMLSWAGKGCIMQDADIRLKKACPELEVIGSNKEESVARYLQTQFGLDY; this is translated from the coding sequence ATGAATTTACCTTTTCGAGCAATGGTGTCTGATTTAGATGGCACACTTTTAACACCTGAACATTTAGTCGGTGATCTTACCATTGATACGCTGAGAGCATTAGAGCAAAACGGTGTGGATATCATTTTAGCAACGGGGCGTAACCATACCGATGTGTCATCCATTCTTGGAAAAATTGGTGCGGAACGTGCGGTTATGATTACATCAAATGGTGCTCGTGTACGAGATTTACAGGGTAATTTGCTTTATAGCAATAGCTTGCCTGAAGAATTGGTTCTAGAGCTTTACAAAACGCCATTTGATACTTCCAAAGTATGCATGAATAGTTATCAAGATGAAGGATGGTTTACTAATAAAGATATTCCTGCAATGCGTCAGTTCCATAAAGAATCTGGATTCGATTATAACGTAGTTGATTTTTCCAAACATCATGGACGTGGGACTGAAAAAGTCTTTTTTATTGGTAAAACATCTGAGGATTTAGTTGAAGTAGAAAGTTATTTACGAGATAAGTTTGGTGACGTAACAACGATTGTTTATTCAGCATTAGCCTGTTTGGAAGTGATGAATAAGAATGTTTCAAAAGGCGATGCATTAAAACATTTACTCGAATCACGCGAGTATGAGTTAAAAGACTGTATTGCTTTTGGTGATGGAATGAATGATGTAGAAATGCTTTCTTGGGCTGGTAAAGGCTGTATCATGCAAGATGCAGATATTCGTTTAAAAAAAGCTTGTCCAGAGTTAGAAGTTATTGGCTCAAATAAAGAAGAATCAGTTGCTCGTTATTTGCAAACTCAATTTGGATTAGATTATTAA